The Calditerrivibrio nitroreducens DSM 19672 genome window below encodes:
- a CDS encoding PhnD/SsuA/transferrin family substrate-binding protein produces MRRLLIILFLFVPLTILSKEQYIYSAVSLGNHESTIAQHKPLLDYISDRLNKKIKIAYYENHRELVEMFIKKDVDIAYLGPVPFIALKRKYINFEPLVLVKEKDGNSSYRCVLFAPIDESDPLKKIKNIAMTNPLSTCGYTFVYSALKKEGIDLESIPYSYIGNHEEVAKKVIAGLYNVGATKEDIFEKYKNLGLKSVIISDELPAFIIVANKKTMTQNDINLIRNSLLNIPKDKLSILKTGKYGFDRYDESKYINFEKLLDNNILKRIYE; encoded by the coding sequence ATGAGAAGATTGTTAATAATTTTATTCCTGTTTGTGCCACTAACAATACTGTCCAAAGAACAATACATCTATTCCGCAGTTTCTCTTGGTAATCATGAATCCACCATAGCACAACATAAGCCATTGTTGGATTATATTTCAGATAGATTGAATAAAAAAATAAAAATAGCATACTATGAAAACCACAGAGAGCTTGTGGAGATGTTTATAAAAAAAGATGTGGATATAGCCTACCTTGGTCCCGTCCCTTTTATAGCACTGAAAAGGAAGTATATCAATTTCGAACCATTAGTTTTGGTAAAAGAGAAAGATGGGAATAGCTCCTACAGGTGTGTGCTTTTTGCACCCATTGATGAATCTGATCCGTTAAAAAAGATCAAAAACATAGCCATGACAAATCCTCTATCCACCTGTGGATATACATTTGTCTATTCAGCGCTTAAGAAAGAAGGTATTGATCTTGAGTCCATACCATATAGTTACATTGGAAACCATGAAGAAGTTGCAAAAAAAGTGATTGCAGGATTATATAATGTCGGTGCTACAAAGGAGGATATCTTTGAAAAATACAAAAATCTGGGGCTAAAATCGGTCATTATTTCTGATGAACTACCAGCCTTTATAATAGTGGCGAATAAAAAAACTATGACCCAAAATGATATCAATCTTATCAGGAATTCATTGTTAAATATACCAAAAGACAAATTGTCGATTTTAAAAACAGGCAAATATGGATTTGATCGCTATGATGAATCAAAATATATTAACTTTGAAAAGTTACTTGATAACAACATATTAAAGAGAATATATGAATAA